One window of the Sulfitobacter alexandrii genome contains the following:
- a CDS encoding helix-turn-helix transcriptional regulator, translated as MVKTRQMDSILEALECADTLDGLQSATEALRDLMGIDHVIYHWVDSTGEQYACGTYSRAWQERYLEQNYLRIDPVVIGCYNRFHPVDWKRLDWSSKASRAFMAEAIEYGIGNQGLSIPLRGPNGQFALFTVNHTSPDKEWAAFIDDHRRALILMAYFLNDKAIELQPTRLSETIQPLSPRELDAMTLLAAGHSRARVAAQLQISEHTLRVYIESARFKLGALNTTHAVARALSRGLIVV; from the coding sequence ATGGTCAAGACGAGACAGATGGATTCCATTCTGGAGGCACTGGAGTGCGCTGACACCCTTGACGGGCTGCAAAGCGCGACAGAGGCGCTGCGCGATCTCATGGGCATCGACCACGTGATCTATCACTGGGTGGATTCCACCGGAGAGCAATACGCCTGCGGCACCTATTCCCGGGCCTGGCAGGAACGATACCTCGAACAGAATTACCTGCGCATCGATCCCGTGGTGATCGGCTGCTACAACCGTTTCCACCCGGTCGACTGGAAGCGGCTCGACTGGTCGTCGAAGGCCTCCCGCGCCTTCATGGCCGAGGCGATCGAATACGGCATCGGCAACCAGGGTCTGTCGATCCCGCTGCGCGGACCGAACGGGCAGTTCGCGCTGTTCACGGTCAACCATACTTCCCCGGACAAGGAGTGGGCCGCCTTCATTGACGATCATCGGCGCGCCCTGATCCTCATGGCGTACTTCCTGAACGACAAGGCGATCGAACTGCAACCCACCCGCCTGTCCGAAACGATCCAGCCCCTGTCGCCGCGGGAGCTTGATGCGATGACGCTGCTGGCGGCGGGCCACAGCCGCGCGCGGGTCGCGGCGCAGCTGCAGATTTCGGAGCACACGCTGCGGGTCTACATCGAAAGCGCGCGGTTCAAGCTGGGGGCGCTGAACACCACGCACGCCGTGGCGCGCGCCCTCAGCCGGGGCCTGATCGTGGTCTAG
- the ccrA gene encoding crotonyl-CoA carboxylase/reductase, with protein MALDTTIAQYDAPEKDLYEMGEMPPMGYVPKQMYAWAIRRERHGDPDTAMVQEVVDVPTLDSNEVLVLVMAAGINYNGVWAARGVPISPFDGHKQPYHIAGSDASGIVWAVGDKVKRWKVGDEVVIHCNQDDGDDEFCNGGDPMYSPSQRIWGYETPDGSFAQFTNVQAQQLMPRPKHLTWEEAACYTLTLATAYRMLFGHEPHDLKPGQNVLVWGASGGLGSYAIQLINTAGANAIGVISDESKRQFVMDLGAKGVINRKDFNCWGQLPTVNTPEYATWFKEARKFGAAIWEITGKGNNVDMVFEHPGEATFPVSTFVVKKGGMVVICAGTSGFNLTFDVRYMWMHQKRLQGSHFAHLQQAAAANKLMLERRLDPCMSEVFTWADLPEAHMKMMRNEHKPGNMSVLVQAPTTGLRTLEDALEARG; from the coding sequence ATGGCACTCGACACGACAATCGCGCAATACGACGCACCCGAGAAGGACCTCTACGAGATGGGGGAGATGCCCCCGATGGGTTACGTCCCCAAGCAGATGTATGCCTGGGCCATTCGCCGCGAACGCCACGGTGACCCCGACACCGCGATGGTGCAGGAGGTCGTCGACGTGCCGACCCTCGACAGCAACGAGGTGCTGGTCCTCGTGATGGCGGCGGGCATCAACTACAACGGGGTCTGGGCCGCGCGCGGCGTCCCGATCAGCCCCTTCGACGGCCACAAGCAGCCCTACCACATCGCCGGCTCCGACGCCTCGGGCATCGTCTGGGCCGTGGGCGACAAGGTAAAGCGCTGGAAGGTCGGCGACGAGGTGGTGATCCACTGCAACCAGGACGACGGCGACGACGAATTCTGCAACGGCGGCGATCCGATGTATTCGCCCAGCCAGCGTATCTGGGGCTACGAGACTCCCGACGGCTCCTTCGCCCAGTTCACCAACGTGCAGGCGCAGCAGCTCATGCCGCGACCCAAGCATCTCACGTGGGAAGAGGCGGCCTGCTATACGCTGACGCTCGCCACCGCCTACCGGATGCTGTTCGGCCATGAACCGCATGATCTGAAACCGGGCCAGAACGTGCTTGTCTGGGGCGCGTCGGGCGGTCTCGGCTCCTACGCGATCCAGCTGATCAATACCGCGGGCGCCAACGCCATCGGGGTGATCTCGGACGAATCCAAGCGCCAGTTCGTCATGGACCTCGGCGCCAAGGGCGTCATCAACCGCAAGGATTTCAATTGCTGGGGCCAGTTGCCCACCGTGAACACGCCCGAATACGCCACGTGGTTCAAGGAAGCGCGCAAGTTCGGCGCGGCCATCTGGGAAATCACCGGCAAGGGCAACAACGTGGACATGGTCTTTGAACACCCCGGCGAGGCGACCTTCCCGGTCTCCACCTTCGTAGTCAAGAAGGGCGGCATGGTCGTCATCTGCGCGGGCACCAGCGGGTTCAACCTGACCTTCGATGTGCGCTATATGTGGATGCACCAGAAGCGTCTGCAGGGCAGCCACTTTGCCCACCTCCAGCAGGCGGCGGCGGCGAACAAGCTGATGCTCGAGCGGCGTCTCGACCCCTGCATGTCCGAGGTATTCACATGGGCGGACCTGCCCGAGGCGCACATGAAGATGATGCGCAACGAGCACAAGCCCGGCAACATGTCGGTGCTGGTGCAGGCGCCGACCACCGGCCTGCGTACCTTGGAAGACGCGCTGGAAGCGCGCGGCTGA
- a CDS encoding 1-acyl-sn-glycerol-3-phosphate acyltransferase, whose translation MTQIVELPLWLFVLILLFAAVTALSHLLLPSVRWFFRLRLERAVKRLNTRLKRPIEPFKLARRHDMIQRLIYDPGVTEEIVNYARRNGVPENVAFQKAQEYAREIVPSFSAFAYFSFGIRVARLLANWVYRIKTADSNDATFDAIPKDATVVFIMNHRSNMDYVLVTYLAARDSALAYAVGEWARVWPLSWLIKSLGAYFIRRRSRGALYRKILARYVQMATAGGVNQAMYPEGGLSLTGALQPPKLGLLSYVIEGFDPEGERDVVLMPVAINYDRVLEDRVLIAADQRGDRRFGARITVVLGFILRKLWQRITGQETRFGTAAVAFGAPLSLRGAGPGATVEALSDELMARIAGAMPVLSVPLIAAALLEGGPMDTAALLNRATDMLEQVPLGNRAVDAGELEAELRQALEGLGNRGIVLKQGAEWHMDPKEVPVLRFYANSIAHLVPGDAALAFGVSATARS comes from the coding sequence ATGACGCAGATCGTGGAACTGCCACTGTGGCTCTTTGTCCTGATATTGCTCTTTGCCGCGGTCACGGCATTGAGCCATCTGCTGTTGCCGTCGGTACGCTGGTTCTTCCGCCTGCGTCTGGAACGCGCGGTCAAGCGCCTGAATACCCGTCTGAAGCGCCCGATCGAACCGTTCAAGCTGGCGCGGCGCCACGACATGATCCAGCGGCTGATCTACGATCCCGGCGTGACCGAGGAAATCGTGAACTACGCCCGCAGGAACGGCGTGCCGGAGAACGTCGCCTTCCAGAAGGCGCAGGAATACGCCCGCGAGATCGTGCCCAGCTTCTCGGCCTTCGCCTATTTCAGCTTCGGTATCCGGGTGGCGCGGCTGCTGGCGAACTGGGTCTACCGGATCAAGACCGCCGACAGCAACGATGCCACCTTCGACGCGATCCCCAAGGATGCCACGGTGGTTTTCATCATGAACCACCGGTCGAACATGGATTACGTGCTGGTCACCTATCTGGCCGCGCGGGATTCGGCGCTTGCCTATGCCGTCGGTGAATGGGCACGGGTCTGGCCACTGAGCTGGCTGATCAAGTCGCTGGGGGCGTATTTCATCCGCCGCCGGTCGCGCGGGGCGCTCTATCGCAAGATCCTTGCGCGCTACGTGCAGATGGCGACAGCCGGCGGCGTCAACCAGGCCATGTATCCCGAGGGCGGGCTGAGCCTGACCGGCGCGCTGCAGCCCCCCAAGCTGGGGCTTCTGTCCTACGTGATCGAGGGGTTCGACCCCGAGGGCGAGCGCGACGTCGTGCTCATGCCCGTCGCCATAAATTACGACCGGGTGCTGGAGGACCGCGTGCTGATCGCCGCCGACCAGCGTGGCGACCGCCGCTTCGGCGCGCGCATCACCGTCGTGCTGGGCTTCATCCTGCGCAAGCTGTGGCAGCGCATCACAGGGCAGGAGACACGGTTCGGCACCGCTGCCGTCGCCTTCGGCGCGCCACTGTCCCTGCGCGGCGCGGGGCCGGGGGCGACGGTTGAGGCACTGTCGGACGAGTTGATGGCGCGGATCGCCGGGGCCATGCCGGTGCTGAGCGTGCCGCTGATCGCCGCCGCGCTGCTGGAGGGCGGACCGATGGACACGGCGGCGCTGCTGAACCGGGCGACCGACATGCTGGAACAGGTGCCGCTGGGCAACAGGGCGGTGGACGCCGGCGAACTCGAAGCCGAACTGCGGCAGGCACTGGAAGGTCTGGGCAACCGGGGGATCGTCCTGAAACAGGGCGCCGAATGGCACATGGACCCCAAGGAGGTGCCGGTGCTGCGCTTCTATGCCAATTCGATCGCCCACCTCGTGCCGGGCGATGCTGCGCTTGCATTCGGCGTTTCTGCGACTGCAAGGTCATAA